In a single window of the Prevotella melaninogenica genome:
- the nanU gene encoding SusD family outer membrane lipoprotein NanU encodes MKKLLSYITAAALSLSLTGCMDIEPVSTITDANYWKNPDQVQAFNQGLSSWMRSYADKYIVWGEMRSNIYSGTSFSGEAPQGYDRLWNNTLEKSNAVVGNYGGLYTGINQINLMIDKVSEAGYLTDAEKTNYLAGAYGMRAFLYFQLLRTYGDVIVYLQHTEGKTINLDKVARKQDAAADVMKQIKADILASETAYNNNYKFTNGRTYWSLAATKMLKGEVYLWSGKQMGGGTADYQTALTAYQDVQNNADVSLLDNFEDVFAYDNKENKEIIYALHNRENETSLWGGLYTSLVMNKQNVGAYRLHNDAGQAIQFSESPNLNLRLGSGVMRFPLDKRLWTKLYTNDNDKRKKASLADVYQASDGSYVGNICNKFRGTLIAGSAATSWYDDQPIYRFAECLLGIAEAKAFLGQDPSTEINQVRRRAYGATYFNAHTEVQYPNDVSTGGSTALTNFYTDNPFVGGDEDPIEAILKERMREFLFEGKRWHDIRLVDKATKYSTASADRLLWPIDETTKSTNAELKQTPGYED; translated from the coding sequence ATGAAAAAGTTACTATCCTATATAACAGCTGCAGCCCTCAGCCTTTCGCTGACAGGCTGTATGGACATCGAGCCAGTTAGTACTATTACCGATGCAAACTATTGGAAGAATCCTGATCAAGTTCAGGCTTTCAATCAAGGACTGAGTTCTTGGATGCGAAGCTATGCCGATAAGTATATCGTCTGGGGTGAGATGCGCAGTAATATCTATAGCGGTACTTCCTTTAGTGGTGAGGCTCCACAGGGGTATGACCGTCTATGGAATAACACCCTTGAGAAGAGTAATGCGGTGGTGGGCAACTATGGAGGTCTTTATACTGGTATCAACCAAATCAACTTGATGATAGATAAGGTGAGCGAAGCCGGATATCTGACAGATGCGGAGAAGACTAACTACCTTGCTGGTGCTTATGGTATGCGTGCCTTCTTATATTTCCAGTTGCTTCGTACCTATGGTGATGTAATTGTTTACTTACAGCATACAGAAGGTAAGACTATCAATTTGGATAAGGTTGCCCGTAAGCAGGATGCTGCTGCTGACGTAATGAAACAGATAAAGGCAGATATTTTGGCTTCTGAGACGGCTTATAACAATAACTATAAGTTCACCAACGGACGTACCTATTGGTCGCTTGCTGCAACGAAGATGCTCAAGGGTGAAGTCTATCTGTGGAGTGGAAAGCAGATGGGTGGTGGTACTGCAGACTATCAGACAGCTCTTACTGCTTATCAGGATGTGCAGAACAATGCTGATGTAAGTCTACTTGATAATTTTGAGGACGTCTTCGCTTATGATAATAAGGAGAATAAAGAGATTATCTATGCTCTCCATAATCGTGAGAACGAAACTTCTTTGTGGGGAGGTCTTTATACCTCACTCGTAATGAATAAGCAGAATGTGGGTGCTTATCGTCTACATAACGATGCAGGTCAGGCGATTCAGTTCAGTGAGTCACCGAATCTAAACTTGCGTTTAGGTAGTGGTGTAATGCGTTTCCCACTTGACAAACGTTTGTGGACGAAGCTCTATACAAATGATAATGACAAGCGTAAGAAGGCTTCTTTGGCGGATGTTTATCAGGCTTCAGATGGTTCATACGTTGGTAATATCTGTAATAAGTTCCGCGGAACATTGATAGCTGGTAGCGCAGCTACATCATGGTATGATGACCAGCCTATCTATCGTTTTGCAGAGTGTTTGCTTGGTATTGCTGAGGCTAAGGCTTTCTTAGGTCAGGACCCATCAACAGAAATCAATCAAGTTCGTCGTCGTGCATACGGTGCAACCTACTTCAATGCTCATACAGAGGTGCAATATCCAAATGATGTAAGTACTGGAGGAAGTACCGCACTGACCAACTTCTATACCGATAACCCATTTGTTGGTGGTGATGAGGACCCAATAGAAGCTATCCTTAAAGAGCGTATGCGTGAGTTCTTGTTTGAAGGAAAGCGTTGGCATGATATCCGTTTGGTTGATAAGGCTACAAAGTATTCAACTGCAAGTGCCGACCGCTTGTTATGGCCTATTGATGAAACAACGAAGTCAACCAATGCAGAGTTGAAACAGACTCCAGGCTACGAAGATTAA
- a CDS encoding TonB-dependent receptor plug domain-containing protein, protein MKNNRKTFICKGVYNTYSSYRKAICLTLFSCFLMLRGNAQEMNKRDTTVEMKEVMVTARSEIRKLKESAMPISVIGQRQLQGTATNINDVLARTVGVTVRNTGGLGSASRISLRGLEGKRMGMYVDEVPMSQLSNFVALNDIPTNMIERIEVYKGIVPYKFGGSALGGAVNVVTKEYPPVYFDFSYELGSFNTHQVSTVFKRTNHKTGLQFGIGGAFSFSKNNYKMTLANLDNRIVERDHDKFNKVMAGMSVKATKWWFDEMKWELIFLRTRQEIQGIDLDVREAYNHSVSGLTALTLKRKNFFLDGLDFDFDIGYIIGRYGLNDKASNRYDWDGNKLPAVSPYGGEQNNFPSDGRNRSNELTSKLNLGYTIDKHHGINLNVYFDRNSLHPNDSLMDKALGFQSNFPSKMKTLTTGLSYDLTLFDGRFQNAFTLKNFIFSSHSRSIDVYSVRSPEPVKVSKSYFGFSDAFRYKFTDDLMLKASFNSEVRIPTSEELIGNGYSILASPALKPERTSGVNLGMLYRHLKQDGGLVEIELNGFYNQLKDMIRFTPDMIPTMARYRNFGSVRTRGIELDVKGDVCPVLYLYANGTYQDLRDVRKLTPGTTVENPTYMKRIPNVPYLLANFGAEFHKENLFGGKEQNTRFLFDASYVHTYYYDFEVSRYQDKKIPSALTMDAAVEHSFKNDQWVLTFKVKNLMDRHVVSEFNRPLPGRYIGVKVRYLLK, encoded by the coding sequence ATGAAAAATAACAGAAAAACATTTATCTGCAAAGGGGTGTATAATACTTATTCGTCATATAGAAAGGCGATTTGTCTAACACTTTTTTCATGTTTTCTCATGCTTAGAGGAAACGCACAAGAGATGAATAAGCGTGATACAACTGTTGAGATGAAAGAAGTTATGGTGACAGCACGTAGCGAGATTAGGAAACTGAAGGAATCGGCTATGCCAATATCTGTTATAGGACAGCGTCAGTTACAAGGTACGGCGACAAATATTAATGACGTACTTGCGCGTACAGTTGGAGTTACCGTGCGAAATACAGGAGGTTTAGGTAGTGCCTCTCGCATTTCACTTCGTGGCTTAGAAGGTAAGCGTATGGGAATGTATGTGGATGAAGTTCCGATGTCACAGTTGAGTAACTTTGTTGCCTTAAACGATATTCCAACGAATATGATAGAGCGTATTGAGGTTTATAAAGGTATTGTTCCTTATAAGTTTGGTGGTTCAGCCTTAGGAGGAGCAGTTAATGTAGTAACAAAGGAATACCCACCTGTTTATTTTGACTTCTCATACGAACTGGGTTCGTTTAACACACATCAAGTATCAACGGTGTTTAAACGTACCAATCATAAAACTGGTCTACAATTTGGTATTGGCGGAGCCTTCTCGTTTTCAAAGAACAATTACAAAATGACATTGGCTAATTTGGACAATAGAATTGTGGAAAGAGATCATGATAAGTTCAATAAAGTCATGGCTGGAATGTCTGTAAAGGCTACGAAATGGTGGTTTGATGAAATGAAGTGGGAACTTATTTTCCTTAGGACACGTCAGGAAATACAAGGAATCGACCTCGATGTGCGTGAGGCTTATAACCATTCTGTTAGTGGATTGACGGCATTAACACTAAAGCGTAAGAATTTCTTTTTGGATGGTCTCGATTTTGATTTTGATATAGGGTATATCATTGGTAGGTATGGTTTAAATGATAAGGCATCAAATCGTTATGATTGGGATGGGAACAAGTTGCCTGCGGTCTCTCCATACGGAGGAGAGCAGAATAACTTCCCTTCAGATGGAAGAAACCGGTCGAACGAGTTGACGTCGAAGCTTAATTTGGGATATACCATAGATAAGCATCATGGGATTAATCTGAATGTTTACTTTGATAGAAACTCACTTCATCCAAATGATTCCTTAATGGATAAGGCTTTGGGCTTTCAATCAAATTTCCCCAGTAAGATGAAAACCTTAACAACGGGCTTGTCATACGATTTGACTCTCTTTGATGGTCGTTTTCAGAATGCTTTTACTTTAAAGAACTTTATTTTCTCATCTCATTCCCGTAGCATAGATGTTTATTCGGTACGTTCGCCAGAGCCCGTAAAAGTGTCTAAATCTTATTTTGGTTTTAGTGATGCTTTTCGTTATAAGTTTACAGACGACTTGATGCTAAAGGCCTCTTTTAATTCAGAGGTGCGAATACCTACAAGTGAGGAGTTAATAGGTAATGGATATTCTATCCTCGCATCCCCAGCTTTGAAGCCTGAACGTACATCTGGTGTCAATCTTGGTATGCTTTATCGTCACTTAAAACAAGATGGTGGACTTGTTGAGATAGAGTTGAATGGTTTTTATAATCAGTTGAAAGACATGATAAGGTTTACGCCTGATATGATTCCTACGATGGCTCGCTATCGTAACTTTGGTAGTGTACGTACGAGAGGTATTGAACTTGATGTTAAGGGAGATGTCTGTCCAGTACTTTATCTTTATGCGAATGGTACTTATCAAGACCTTCGTGATGTGAGAAAACTAACTCCAGGTACTACTGTCGAAAATCCTACCTATATGAAACGTATCCCAAACGTACCTTATCTATTAGCAAACTTTGGTGCAGAGTTCCATAAAGAAAACCTCTTTGGAGGAAAGGAACAGAACACACGTTTCCTCTTTGATGCTTCATACGTGCATACATATTACTATGATTTTGAAGTAAGTCGGTATCAAGATAAGAAGATTCCTTCTGCTTTGACGATGGATGCAGCAGTAGAACATAGTTTCAAGAATGACCAATGGGTTTTAACGTTTAAGGTAAAGAATCTTATGGATCGCCATGTTGTATCAGAGTTTAATCGTCCTCTGCCAGGAAGATATATAGGAGTAAAAGTTAGATATCTTCTGAAGTAA
- a CDS encoding malate dehydrogenase — protein MNYLTNEKLVIVGAGGMIGSNMVQTVLTLGLTPNICLYDIYEPGVHGVFDEMEQCAFPGANLSYTVDAAEAFTGAKYIISSGGAPRKEGMTREDLLKGNCQIAADFGENIKKYCPDVKHVVVIFNPADVTALTALIHSGLKANQLTSLAALDSTRLQQALAHEFGVQQDKVTGAHTYGGHGEQMAVFASKVKIDGKPLSEMGLSAERWEEIKHHTVQGGSNIIKLRGRSSFQSPAYNAVKMIEAAMGGEKFTLPAGCYVNDEKLGFKNVMMAMPTTIDATGVHYTEPTGTPEEMASLQASYEHLCKMRDEIIGLDIIPAVAEWKNDNANL, from the coding sequence ATGAATTATTTAACAAACGAAAAGCTCGTTATCGTCGGTGCAGGCGGTATGATTGGTTCTAACATGGTTCAGACCGTTCTCACACTCGGTCTTACTCCTAACATCTGTCTGTACGATATCTATGAGCCAGGTGTACATGGTGTATTCGACGAAATGGAGCAGTGTGCTTTCCCAGGTGCTAACCTCTCTTACACCGTTGACGCAGCAGAGGCATTCACTGGTGCTAAGTACATCATCTCTTCTGGTGGTGCTCCACGTAAGGAAGGTATGACACGTGAGGACTTGTTGAAGGGTAACTGCCAGATTGCAGCTGACTTCGGTGAGAACATCAAGAAGTACTGCCCAGACGTTAAGCACGTTGTTGTTATCTTCAACCCAGCTGACGTTACAGCATTGACAGCTCTCATCCACTCTGGTTTGAAGGCTAACCAGCTCACATCACTCGCTGCTCTTGACTCTACTCGTTTGCAGCAGGCATTGGCTCACGAGTTTGGCGTACAGCAGGATAAGGTTACTGGTGCACACACCTACGGTGGTCATGGTGAGCAGATGGCTGTATTCGCTTCTAAGGTTAAGATTGATGGCAAGCCATTGTCTGAGATGGGTCTTTCTGCAGAGCGTTGGGAAGAGATTAAGCACCACACAGTACAGGGTGGTTCAAACATTATCAAGCTTCGTGGCCGTAGCTCCTTCCAGAGTCCAGCTTACAATGCTGTTAAGATGATTGAGGCTGCTATGGGCGGTGAGAAGTTCACCTTGCCAGCAGGTTGCTACGTTAACGACGAGAAGCTCGGTTTCAAGAACGTTATGATGGCTATGCCTACTACTATCGACGCGACTGGTGTTCACTACACTGAGCCAACAGGTACTCCAGAGGAGATGGCTTCTCTTCAGGCTTCTTACGAGCACCTCTGCAAGATGCGTGACGAGATCATTGGTCTCGACATCATCCCAGCTGTTGCTGAATGGAAGAACGACAACGCGAATTTGTAA
- a CDS encoding aminopeptidase P family protein produces the protein MIHTINERVAKLRSWMKENGFTAFVFPSSDPHNSEYVADYWKSREWISGFSGSAGTAVVTLEHAALWTDSRYFIAAEKELNGTGFQLMKLRVEGTPSVSEWLASELSTYEKAVVGLDGNVNSFAEVAAMEQELATKGNITVRTDADPMAELWTDRPVIPDNEVQLHPLEYSGELTSSKISRVRKYLSEYGADGLLVTALDEIAWVLNLRGSDVHCNPVFVSYLLISPEKVTLYINNVKLSAEVNAYLASEKIDVEAYEAVVEGLRSYTGKSLLVDMTSTNYSLATAVPFEKVCSGVSPIVSMKAVKNKVEQDGFRAAMLRDGVAVVKFLAWLKSAVEAGGQTEISLDERLTALRAEQPKFKGISFDTIVGYEAHGAIVHYEATPETDIPVEPHGLVLIDSGAQYLDGTTDITRTIALGELTEEQRRVYTLVLKGHIQLDICRFPAGACGSQIDALARAPMWREGYNYMHGTGHGVGSYLNVHEGPHQIRMEWRSAPLQAGMTVTNEPGIYLEGKFGVRIENTLLIVPAETTAFGDFLKFETLTLAPIDTTPIVFEMLSAEEREWLNRYHQRVYESLSPHLTEGEKEWLRVETLPI, from the coding sequence ATGATACATACAATTAATGAGCGTGTTGCAAAATTACGCTCGTGGATGAAAGAGAATGGGTTTACTGCTTTTGTTTTCCCAAGTAGTGATCCCCATAATAGTGAATATGTAGCTGATTATTGGAAGAGTCGTGAATGGATTTCAGGCTTCAGTGGTTCTGCGGGAACAGCAGTTGTTACGTTAGAGCATGCTGCGCTATGGACAGATTCACGTTATTTTATTGCAGCTGAGAAGGAGTTGAACGGTACTGGCTTTCAGCTAATGAAGCTTCGTGTGGAGGGAACTCCGTCTGTGTCAGAATGGCTTGCAAGTGAACTGTCTACTTATGAAAAGGCTGTGGTTGGACTGGATGGGAATGTAAACTCTTTTGCAGAGGTTGCTGCGATGGAACAAGAGTTGGCGACAAAAGGGAACATTACTGTGCGAACAGATGCCGACCCTATGGCTGAACTTTGGACGGACAGACCTGTAATCCCTGATAATGAGGTACAGCTTCATCCGTTAGAATATTCTGGAGAGTTAACGTCAAGTAAGATAAGTAGGGTTCGTAAGTACCTTTCAGAATATGGTGCTGATGGATTATTGGTAACTGCACTCGATGAAATAGCATGGGTTTTAAACTTGCGTGGAAGTGATGTACATTGTAATCCTGTTTTTGTATCTTACCTCTTGATTTCTCCTGAGAAAGTTACCTTATATATAAATAATGTAAAACTTTCGGCAGAGGTTAATGCTTACCTTGCTTCAGAAAAGATAGATGTTGAGGCATACGAAGCAGTCGTGGAGGGACTTCGTTCTTATACGGGTAAATCGCTGTTAGTAGATATGACTTCTACAAACTATTCATTGGCTACAGCGGTACCTTTCGAGAAAGTATGCTCAGGGGTTTCACCAATTGTTAGTATGAAGGCTGTAAAGAATAAAGTAGAACAAGACGGCTTTCGTGCTGCAATGTTGCGTGATGGTGTAGCAGTGGTAAAATTCCTTGCTTGGCTGAAATCTGCTGTTGAGGCTGGGGGACAGACGGAAATCTCACTTGATGAGCGTTTGACGGCTCTACGTGCTGAACAACCAAAGTTTAAGGGTATTTCTTTTGATACAATAGTGGGCTATGAAGCACATGGAGCTATTGTTCATTATGAAGCTACGCCAGAGACGGATATTCCTGTTGAACCTCATGGTTTAGTTCTCATAGATAGTGGTGCGCAATATTTAGACGGTACAACAGATATTACACGAACCATTGCTTTAGGCGAACTGACAGAGGAACAGCGTCGAGTTTATACTTTGGTGTTGAAGGGACATATTCAACTTGATATATGCCGTTTCCCTGCAGGTGCGTGTGGCTCACAGATTGACGCTCTTGCACGTGCACCGATGTGGCGTGAAGGTTATAATTATATGCATGGAACAGGACATGGAGTAGGGAGCTATCTAAATGTACATGAAGGTCCTCATCAGATTCGTATGGAATGGCGTTCTGCGCCACTTCAAGCAGGAATGACAGTTACTAATGAGCCGGGTATTTATTTGGAAGGAAAGTTTGGAGTGCGTATAGAAAATACATTGTTGATAGTTCCTGCTGAAACAACAGCCTTTGGTGATTTTCTCAAGTTTGAAACACTTACGCTTGCTCCGATAGATACAACTCCGATTGTATTTGAAATGTTGAGTGCTGAGGAGCGTGAATGGCTCAATAGATACCATCAACGTGTTTATGAAAGCCTATCGCCTCATTTGACAGAGGGTGAAAAAGAGTGGCTAAGAGTGGAAACGTTACCAATTTAA
- the rpsU gene encoding 30S ribosomal protein S21 produces the protein MIIVPVKDGENIERALKKFKRKFEKTGVVKELRARQQFDKPSVKKRLKMERAVYVQQLRDAEE, from the coding sequence ATGATTATTGTACCAGTAAAGGACGGTGAGAACATCGAGCGCGCGCTCAAGAAGTTCAAGAGAAAGTTTGAGAAGACAGGTGTTGTTAAGGAGCTCCGTGCTCGTCAGCAGTTTGATAAGCCATCTGTTAAGAAGCGCCTGAAGATGGAACGTGCCGTTTACGTACAGCAGCTTCGCGACGCAGAAGAGTAA
- the xerC gene encoding tyrosine recombinase XerC has product MPMIEKFLDYIKFERNYSPMTVINYRKDLIEFERFYKELDCQLSWESVDSDVVRNWMEYMMDRGNSASSVNRRLSALRSFYRFALRRKLIEKDPAHGLQGPKKQKPLPQFLKESEMESLLDSKMWGDSYKDVLERTIIITFYVTGIRLSELIGLDDKDIDNITCEIKVTGKRNKQRIIPFGKELANVFAQYLQVRNTTVKGDSTPFFQTKKGKRMTTTQVRNLVKKNLSKVSTLKKRSPHVLRHTFATAMLNHEAGLESVKKLLGHESLSTTEIYTHTTFEQLKKVYKNAHPRA; this is encoded by the coding sequence GTGCCGATGATAGAGAAGTTCTTAGATTACATAAAGTTTGAAAGGAATTATTCCCCGATGACGGTAATCAACTATCGAAAGGACTTGATAGAGTTCGAACGGTTTTATAAAGAACTTGATTGTCAGCTCTCTTGGGAGTCTGTAGACTCTGATGTTGTCAGAAACTGGATGGAGTACATGATGGACAGAGGTAACTCTGCTTCATCAGTCAATAGAAGACTCAGTGCGCTGAGATCTTTTTATAGATTTGCACTCCGCCGTAAACTTATTGAGAAAGACCCTGCTCATGGTCTTCAAGGTCCTAAAAAGCAAAAGCCGCTTCCTCAATTCCTTAAGGAGTCGGAGATGGAAAGTTTGCTGGATTCGAAGATGTGGGGAGATAGTTATAAGGATGTGCTTGAACGTACAATAATTATAACGTTCTACGTAACGGGTATTCGTTTGTCAGAATTGATAGGTCTTGATGATAAAGATATTGACAATATCACTTGTGAAATTAAAGTAACAGGTAAGAGAAATAAGCAACGAATTATTCCCTTTGGTAAGGAACTCGCTAATGTGTTTGCTCAGTACCTGCAGGTACGTAACACAACAGTAAAAGGTGATTCCACACCCTTCTTTCAAACAAAGAAAGGCAAAAGGATGACAACTACACAGGTAAGAAATTTGGTAAAGAAGAATCTGTCAAAAGTGTCAACGTTAAAAAAACGTTCACCGCACGTTCTTCGCCATACGTTTGCCACGGCAATGCTCAATCATGAGGCAGGACTGGAAAGTGTAAAAAAACTGCTTGGTCATGAGAGTCTGTCAACGACAGAGATTTATACTCATACGACCTTTGAACAGTTGAAGAAAGTCTATAAAAATGCCCATCCAAGGGCTTAA
- the hpf gene encoding ribosome hibernation-promoting factor, HPF/YfiA family has protein sequence MEIKIQSIHFDTTEKLQAFITKKAEKLEKSYEDIQKVEVQLKVEKPATALNKTTSLSVVVPGNTLYVEKTCDTFEEGIDQCLDAMKVQLTKFKEKQRKH, from the coding sequence ATGGAAATTAAGATCCAGTCGATACATTTCGACACAACCGAGAAGTTACAGGCCTTTATTACCAAGAAGGCTGAAAAATTAGAAAAGTCTTACGAAGACATTCAGAAAGTAGAGGTGCAATTGAAGGTTGAGAAGCCTGCTACAGCATTAAATAAAACCACAAGTTTATCAGTAGTAGTTCCTGGTAATACTTTGTATGTGGAAAAAACATGCGATACTTTTGAAGAAGGTATTGATCAGTGTTTAGATGCAATGAAGGTTCAGCTCACCAAGTTTAAGGAAAAACAAAGAAAGCATTAA
- the tuf gene encoding elongation factor Tu, whose translation MAKEEFVRTKPHVNIGTIGHVDHGKTTLTAAISKVLHEKGFGSEEVKSFDQIDNAPEEKERGITINSAHIEYETANRHYAHVDCPGHADYVKNMVTGAAQMDGAILVVAATDGPMPQTREHVLLARQVNVPRLVVFLNKCDMVDDAEMLDLVEMEVREILEQYGYEEDTPIIRGSALGALNGVEKWVDSVMELMDTVDTWIEEPEREIDKPFLMPVEDVFSITGRGTVATGRIETGICKVGDEVQLLGLGEDKKSVITGVEMFRKNLPTGQAGDNVGLLLRGIDKAEVKRGMVVVHPGAITPHDHFKASIYVLKKEEGGRHTPFGNKYRPQFYLRTMDCTGEIHLPEGVEMVMPGDNVEIEVELIYKVALNEGLRFAIREGGRTVGSGQITEILEDVK comes from the coding sequence ATGGCTAAAGAAGAATTCGTGCGCACCAAACCGCATGTAAACATTGGTACTATCGGTCACGTTGACCACGGTAAGACCACTCTTACTGCAGCAATCTCAAAGGTTCTTCATGAGAAGGGCTTCGGTTCAGAGGAAGTTAAGTCTTTCGATCAGATTGATAATGCTCCTGAGGAGAAAGAGCGTGGTATTACCATTAACTCTGCACACATCGAGTACGAAACAGCTAACCGTCACTACGCACACGTAGACTGTCCTGGTCACGCCGACTATGTAAAGAACATGGTAACTGGTGCTGCTCAGATGGATGGTGCTATCTTGGTTGTAGCTGCTACTGATGGTCCTATGCCTCAGACTCGTGAGCACGTTTTGCTCGCTCGTCAGGTAAACGTACCACGCTTGGTTGTATTCTTGAACAAGTGTGATATGGTTGATGATGCTGAGATGCTTGATCTCGTTGAGATGGAGGTTCGTGAGATCCTCGAGCAGTACGGTTATGAGGAGGATACTCCTATCATTCGTGGTTCTGCACTCGGTGCTTTGAACGGTGTTGAGAAGTGGGTAGACTCTGTAATGGAACTCATGGATACTGTTGATACTTGGATTGAAGAGCCAGAGCGTGAGATTGACAAGCCATTCTTGATGCCTGTTGAGGACGTATTCTCTATTACAGGTCGTGGTACTGTAGCTACTGGTCGTATCGAGACTGGTATCTGTAAGGTAGGTGATGAGGTTCAGTTGCTCGGTCTCGGTGAGGACAAGAAGTCTGTTATCACTGGTGTTGAGATGTTCCGTAAGAACCTTCCAACAGGTCAGGCTGGTGACAATGTAGGTCTCCTCCTCCGTGGTATCGATAAGGCTGAGGTTAAGCGTGGTATGGTAGTTGTGCACCCAGGTGCTATTACTCCTCACGATCACTTCAAGGCATCTATCTATGTATTGAAGAAGGAAGAGGGTGGTCGTCATACTCCATTCGGTAACAAGTATCGTCCACAGTTCTACCTCCGTACAATGGACTGTACAGGTGAAATTCACCTCCCAGAGGGCGTTGAGATGGTTATGCCAGGTGACAACGTTGAGATTGAGGTTGAGTTGATTTACAAGGTTGCTCTGAACGAGGGTCTTCGTTTCGCTATCCGTGAGGGTGGTCGTACAGTAGGTTCTGGTCAGATCACAGAGATCCTTGAGGACGTTAAGTAA
- the secE gene encoding preprotein translocase subunit SecE, protein MFNKIVNYCKACYDELAHKTTWPSRAQLTHSAMVVISASVIIALVVFAMDSLFQRVMEFVYPR, encoded by the coding sequence ATGTTTAATAAGATAGTTAATTATTGCAAGGCTTGCTACGATGAACTTGCGCATAAAACTACATGGCCATCACGTGCCCAGCTAACACATAGTGCAATGGTAGTTATTTCTGCTTCCGTTATCATTGCGTTGGTAGTGTTTGCTATGGACTCTTTGTTCCAGCGCGTAATGGAATTTGTATATCCAAGATAA
- the nusG gene encoding transcription termination/antitermination protein NusG: protein MADTEKKWYVLRAVSGKEAKVKEYIDAQLRLNEKLAERVFEVLLPMEKHATVRKDGKRIVKEKLSLPGYVLVQANMTADVASTLRFMPNVLGFLGGMSDPSPVRQADINRLLGNVEDTELEEVQNIPYMVGETVQVTDGPFSGFHGIIEEVNAEKHKLKVMVMIFGRQNPLELSFMQVAKEE from the coding sequence ATGGCAGATACAGAAAAGAAATGGTATGTTCTTCGTGCTGTCAGCGGTAAAGAGGCAAAGGTAAAAGAATATATCGATGCTCAATTACGTCTGAACGAAAAACTTGCTGAGCGTGTTTTTGAGGTTTTATTACCTATGGAAAAACACGCAACTGTGCGTAAAGATGGGAAGCGTATTGTTAAGGAGAAATTAAGTCTTCCTGGTTATGTGCTTGTCCAGGCCAATATGACGGCTGACGTAGCTTCTACGTTGCGCTTCATGCCTAATGTTTTAGGATTCCTCGGAGGTATGTCTGACCCTTCACCTGTCCGTCAAGCAGATATTAATCGTCTGTTAGGTAATGTGGAAGATACTGAACTTGAAGAAGTTCAGAATATACCATATATGGTTGGTGAAACAGTTCAGGTTACTGATGGTCCTTTCAGCGGTTTCCATGGTATTATCGAAGAGGTGAATGCCGAGAAGCATAAGTTGAAGGTGATGGTAATGATCTTTGGTCGCCAGAATCCATTGGAGCTAAGTTTTATGCAAGTCGCAAAAGAAGAATAG
- the rplK gene encoding 50S ribosomal protein L11, whose translation MAKEVAGLIKLQIKGGAANPSPPVGPALGSKGINIMGFCKEFNARTQDKAGKVLPVVITYYNDKSFSFIIKTPPAAVQLMEVAKVKGGSGEPNRKKVASVTWEQVRAIAEDKMPDLNCFTVESAMKLIAGTARSIGITVKGDFPGK comes from the coding sequence ATGGCTAAAGAAGTAGCTGGATTAATCAAATTACAGATTAAAGGTGGCGCTGCAAATCCTTCCCCTCCAGTAGGCCCTGCATTGGGTTCTAAGGGTATTAATATTATGGGATTTTGCAAGGAGTTCAACGCCCGTACCCAGGACAAGGCTGGTAAAGTTCTTCCAGTCGTAATTACCTACTACAACGATAAGTCTTTCAGCTTCATCATTAAGACTCCTCCTGCAGCTGTACAGCTCATGGAAGTGGCTAAGGTGAAAGGCGGATCTGGAGAGCCAAACCGCAAGAAGGTTGCATCCGTAACTTGGGAGCAGGTAAGGGCTATCGCAGAAGACAAAATGCCAGACCTCAACTGTTTCACAGTAGAGAGTGCAATGAAGCTTATTGCTGGTACTGCTCGTAGTATAGGTATCACTGTAAAAGGGGACTTCCCTGGTAAATAA